A window of Bacillota bacterium contains these coding sequences:
- a CDS encoding ABC transporter ATP-binding protein, whose protein sequence is MDSAVTRQSSVTVASLLRAERLVKTFRIGRFPRTKTVWAVNGVDLDVMPRQVVGLVGESGSGKSTFARVVARLEAPTSGRILLEGRELPRRMPHRALLAYRRQVQMIFQDPFASLNPVRTVGYILGRPLKVHALARGRDVETRVRQLLEQCGLTPPDRFMERYPHELSGGQRQRVGIARALAVRPRLILADEPTSMLDVSVRLDIMNLLLDLKEREGLSLAFITHDLAAARYMSDRIAVMYAGHLVEVGPADEVISDPLHPYTQLLKRAAPKPEAGLRPERLEALGDVPELTALPPGCPFEPRCPLARPECRAALPRMVEPGPGRRVRCVLYDGTR, encoded by the coding sequence AAACCTTCCGCATCGGACGTTTTCCGCGAACGAAAACGGTGTGGGCGGTGAACGGCGTCGACCTCGACGTTATGCCGAGGCAAGTCGTGGGCCTGGTAGGGGAGTCGGGATCGGGGAAAAGCACGTTCGCCCGGGTGGTTGCTCGCCTGGAGGCGCCCACGTCCGGTCGCATTCTGCTGGAAGGCCGGGAACTCCCTCGCCGCATGCCGCATCGGGCACTCCTGGCGTATCGCCGCCAGGTGCAGATGATCTTCCAGGACCCCTTCGCCTCGCTCAACCCGGTTCGCACCGTCGGATACATCCTCGGCCGCCCGCTCAAAGTCCACGCGCTGGCCAGGGGCCGGGACGTGGAAACACGAGTAAGGCAATTGCTTGAACAGTGCGGTTTGACCCCACCCGATCGCTTCATGGAACGCTACCCGCACGAACTCAGCGGCGGCCAGCGCCAGCGGGTGGGCATCGCGCGGGCGCTGGCGGTGAGGCCCCGCCTCATCCTGGCCGACGAGCCCACGTCCATGCTGGACGTGTCGGTGCGGCTCGACATCATGAACCTGCTCCTCGACCTCAAGGAACGTGAGGGCCTGTCGCTTGCGTTCATCACCCACGACCTGGCGGCCGCCCGGTACATGTCCGACCGGATTGCGGTGATGTACGCCGGCCACCTGGTGGAGGTGGGCCCGGCCGACGAGGTGATCAGCGACCCGCTCCACCCTTACACGCAACTCTTGAAGCGGGCCGCGCCGAAGCCGGAAGCGGGCCTGCGGCCGGAGCGGCTCGAAGCGCTGGGGGACGTGCCCGAGTTGACGGCGCTGCCACCGGGCTGTCCGTTTGAGCCCCGATGCCCGCTGGCCCGGCCCGAGTGCCGGGCGGCGCTTCCCCGTATGGTGGAGCCGGGGCCCGGCCGCCGGGTTCGCTGCGTTCTTTACGACGGGACTCGGTAG